One genomic window of Candidatus Tanganyikabacteria bacterium includes the following:
- a CDS encoding ATP-binding cassette domain-containing protein, whose translation MTTVILGPSGTGKSVFAKLCIGLLRPDSGAVFLNDVELSALSERELYKVREKVGMCFQDGALFDSLSVGENVAFPIRRHLALPETEIRRIVREKLDRVGLPDAAPLMPAELSGGMRKRVGIARAIALDPELVIFDEPTSGLDPVMADAIDQLILEMRGGGRTFLVISHDLESTVRIADRVGMLHEGRMLAMGHRREILASREPVIRQFFSRLDKATR comes from the coding sequence ATGACGACCGTGATACTCGGGCCCTCGGGCACGGGCAAATCGGTGTTCGCCAAGCTGTGCATCGGGCTCCTGCGGCCGGATAGCGGCGCGGTGTTTCTGAACGACGTCGAACTTTCGGCCCTGTCCGAGCGCGAGCTGTACAAGGTCCGCGAGAAGGTGGGGATGTGCTTCCAGGACGGAGCGCTGTTCGATTCCCTCTCCGTGGGCGAGAACGTCGCGTTCCCGATCCGGCGCCACCTGGCGCTCCCGGAGACCGAGATCCGGCGCATCGTGCGGGAGAAGCTCGATCGCGTGGGCCTGCCGGACGCCGCGCCGCTGATGCCCGCGGAGCTCTCGGGCGGCATGCGCAAGCGCGTGGGTATAGCCCGGGCGATCGCCCTGGATCCCGAACTGGTGATCTTCGACGAACCCACGAGCGGCCTCGATCCGGTCATGGCCGACGCCATCGACCAGCTGATCCTGGAAATGCGGGGTGGCGGGAGGACGTTCCTGGTGATCAGCCACGATCTCGAGAGTACCGTGCGCATCGCCGACCGGGTGGGCATGCTGCACGAAGGCCGCATGCTCGCGATGGGCCACAGGCGCGAGATACTTGCGTCGCGGGAGCCCGTCATCCGGCAGTTCTTCTCGCGACTAGACAAGGCAACGAGGTAG
- a CDS encoding ABC transporter permease: protein MEWRETLRALRLAGSPQALLPVVVMMATIGGIAALQGVWVLQMFGADRLLSGMLAQVTVRDMAPTMSALMLAAQIGTAFAGELGAMQVTEEEAALRAMGVDPVRFLVVPRVVALTVVAPIAAGLGAVAALGSGYLGAVFVHGASAGPFLAGLAAQISPAAVAEAIWKAGIFGFLCGLLSCFHGMRARGGAEGVGRAVNAAIVQSIVVVAAAEAALTTVLLRVQS from the coding sequence GTGGAGTGGCGGGAGACCTTGCGGGCGCTGCGCCTGGCCGGTTCGCCCCAGGCGTTGCTCCCGGTCGTGGTCATGATGGCGACCATCGGCGGCATCGCGGCGCTCCAGGGGGTGTGGGTGCTCCAGATGTTCGGCGCGGATCGGCTGCTGTCGGGCATGCTGGCGCAGGTCACCGTTCGCGACATGGCCCCCACGATGTCGGCCCTCATGCTCGCCGCGCAGATAGGCACCGCTTTCGCCGGCGAACTCGGGGCGATGCAGGTGACCGAGGAAGAGGCCGCCCTGCGGGCGATGGGCGTGGATCCCGTACGCTTCCTGGTCGTTCCGCGGGTCGTCGCCCTGACCGTCGTGGCGCCCATCGCCGCCGGCCTGGGCGCCGTGGCGGCGCTCGGCAGCGGCTACCTGGGCGCGGTGTTCGTCCACGGTGCCTCGGCCGGTCCATTCCTGGCCGGCCTCGCGGCGCAGATCTCGCCCGCGGCCGTAGCCGAGGCCATCTGGAAGGCCGGGATCTTCGGTTTCCTGTGCGGTCTGCTGTCGTGCTTCCACGGCATGCGCGCCCGCGGCGGGGCCGAAGGCGTGGGCCGGGCGGTCAATGCGGCGATCGTGCAGAGCATCGTGGTGGTCGCGGCCGCCGAGGCGGCCCTGACCACGGTGCTGTTGCGGGTGCAGTCATGA
- a CDS encoding ABC transporter permease: MTLAAFALRLLSPAAPPEAPETWRQFRRTCLETLAPVLLVAAMIGSIATLMGHHAFLSLGTQAMIGSYAGLVALRELAPLLTGAMIAAKPGTALTAAIATMRASEQVAALEVMGVDPFRHLLGPRVLALVLAAPPLLVFADVAAILASYVTAVGALGVASSTYMADLTRFTGVRDLLCGMLKVVVFGGLAGLISAYQGYRAAGGPRGVSLAITRGMVRTTLAIVVANYLLSEAFYR, encoded by the coding sequence ATGACCCTCGCGGCGTTTGCCTTGCGCCTGCTCTCGCCCGCCGCGCCGCCGGAGGCCCCGGAGACCTGGCGCCAGTTCCGGCGCACCTGTCTCGAGACCCTGGCCCCGGTCCTCCTGGTCGCCGCGATGATCGGCAGCATCGCCACGCTCATGGGCCATCACGCCTTCCTCTCGCTGGGCACGCAGGCCATGATCGGCTCGTACGCCGGCCTGGTCGCCCTGCGCGAGCTGGCCCCCCTCCTGACCGGAGCGATGATCGCCGCCAAGCCCGGTACCGCGCTGACCGCGGCGATCGCCACCATGCGCGCGTCGGAGCAGGTAGCCGCCCTCGAGGTCATGGGCGTCGATCCCTTCCGCCACCTGCTGGGCCCGCGGGTACTCGCCCTGGTCCTGGCGGCCCCGCCGCTGCTGGTGTTCGCCGACGTCGCCGCGATATTGGCGTCGTACGTCACGGCGGTCGGCGCGCTCGGCGTGGCGTCCTCGACCTACATGGCCGATCTCACGCGGTTCACGGGTGTCCGGGACCTGCTGTGCGGAATGCTCAAGGTCGTGGTGTTCGGGGGGCTTGCGGGGTTGATCTCGGCCTACCAGGGGTACCGGGCGGCCGGCGGCCCCCGGGGAGTGTCCCTGGCCATCACGCGCGGGATGGTCCGGACCACCTTGGCGATCGTCGTCGCCAACTACCTGCTCTCGGAGGCGTTCTACCGGTGA
- a CDS encoding FAD-binding protein: protein MNLEAVHTLAPSGAEELSFVLHEAMRGGQGVLAVGGGTEAHIGNPPRRCDLVVETSRMAGPVGDYSPADLVLTVGAGTELAAIQEFLAGFGQRLPLEAPPGATAGGVVAAATAGKRRSTCGTPRDWLVGFQAVAGTAKVLRAGGKVVKNVTGYDLCKLFCGSRGSLGVLTEVSFKVAPLPEEIAVARMPRTNLSEVEEVRQAALAAGAAWCDLHGAGDLVVEVGCEGYREDVASQIARFAGERESHPGTEWQAEPPAPAFAEPLVVRIGALPDRLVSLLGTLPFERVHAHLGAGIARVVPLAGEGGPDASIAAWRAAVSAVGGWLVVERGPAGEDVFGPPRPEWELARRMKGVFDPDGILAPGRGPGRI from the coding sequence ATGAACCTGGAGGCGGTCCACACTCTGGCGCCGAGCGGCGCCGAGGAACTCTCGTTCGTCCTGCACGAGGCGATGCGCGGCGGCCAGGGTGTCCTGGCGGTCGGCGGCGGCACGGAAGCGCACATCGGCAACCCGCCCCGGCGTTGCGACCTGGTGGTCGAGACCTCGCGCATGGCCGGACCGGTCGGCGACTACTCGCCTGCCGACCTGGTGCTCACTGTCGGCGCCGGGACGGAGCTTGCGGCGATCCAGGAGTTCCTCGCCGGCTTCGGGCAACGGCTGCCGCTCGAAGCGCCGCCCGGCGCCACGGCCGGCGGCGTCGTGGCGGCGGCGACGGCCGGCAAGCGCCGGTCGACTTGCGGAACGCCCCGCGACTGGCTCGTAGGCTTCCAGGCGGTGGCCGGGACCGCGAAGGTACTGCGGGCGGGCGGCAAGGTGGTCAAGAACGTCACCGGCTACGACCTGTGCAAGCTGTTCTGCGGGAGCCGCGGCTCGCTCGGCGTTCTCACCGAGGTGTCGTTCAAGGTAGCGCCGCTCCCCGAGGAGATCGCGGTGGCTCGTATGCCCCGCACGAACCTCTCCGAGGTCGAGGAGGTCCGGCAGGCGGCCCTGGCGGCCGGCGCAGCCTGGTGCGACCTGCACGGGGCGGGGGACCTGGTCGTCGAGGTGGGCTGCGAGGGCTACCGGGAAGACGTCGCTTCCCAGATCGCCCGGTTCGCGGGGGAGCGCGAGAGCCATCCGGGAACCGAGTGGCAGGCCGAGCCGCCGGCCCCGGCCTTTGCGGAGCCGCTCGTCGTGCGCATCGGCGCGTTGCCCGACCGGCTGGTCTCCCTGCTCGGGACCTTGCCGTTCGAGCGCGTCCACGCCCACCTGGGCGCCGGGATCGCCCGGGTGGTGCCGCTGGCGGGCGAGGGCGGCCCTGACGCCTCGATCGCCGCCTGGCGGGCGGCCGTGTCGGCGGTTGGCGGCTGGCTCGTCGTGGAGCGCGGCCCCGCCGGAGAGGACGTCTTCGGGCCGCCGCGGCCCGAGTGGGAGCTGGCGCGCCGGATGAAGGGCGTGTTCGACCCGGACGGGATCCTGGCCCCGGGGCGGGGCCCGGGGAGGATCTGA
- a CDS encoding WbuC family cupin fold metalloprotein yields MTGHHAGLKLLDDALMDQLRDQARASPRRRAVHRFHEHEEPVQRMLNALEPDSYVRPHKHEDPDKFEAFVVLRGRAAVVLFDPDGKVAATVVIAARGTTRGVEIPPRAFHCLVAVEAGTVLFELSQGPYDGATHKRWAPWAPEEGTPEGAAYLADLRVKLGL; encoded by the coding sequence ATGACGGGACATCACGCCGGGCTCAAGCTCCTCGACGACGCGCTGATGGACCAACTGCGCGACCAGGCGCGCGCGTCGCCGCGGCGGCGGGCGGTGCATCGGTTCCACGAGCACGAGGAACCGGTCCAGCGCATGCTCAACGCCCTCGAACCCGACAGCTACGTGCGGCCCCACAAGCACGAAGATCCCGACAAGTTCGAGGCGTTCGTCGTCCTGCGCGGCCGCGCGGCGGTCGTGCTGTTCGACCCGGACGGGAAGGTGGCCGCCACCGTGGTCATCGCCGCCCGCGGCACCACCCGCGGCGTCGAGATCCCGCCGCGCGCCTTCCATTGCCTGGTGGCCGTCGAAGCCGGAACGGTGCTCTTCGAGCTCAGCCAGGGTCCTTACGACGGCGCCACCCACAAACGCTGGGCGCCGTGGGCACCCGAGGAAGGCACGCCCGAGGGGGCGGCCTACCTGGCGGATCTGCGTGTGAAGCTCGGGTTGTAG
- a CDS encoding DUF2225 domain-containing protein, giving the protein MEDATLVGRAVTCPLCKSGFTYCRPKSGTYKLLGRDSDYCPYYEGRNPLFYHVWVCPNCQFAAYKEHFGQVEPGKVHALKETLTALVTARADFSRPERTMFVALQAYQVALVCYQARAYPPEMIGQVALRLAWICRYGGQAKRELDFLDQARQHLTEAYDKGIRTKGFIDFQGLTYMVGELNLRTGHLAKATACFATLMRTKGLTDPMRVAGAARQDAAEAAETVGKRLESVDVLEPLGSAGLGILAQRSRIRRVPKGEILYEDGEPGGSLIVVVKGCCSLYRSGPGSRLETVMEAGDSCSEQTLFTGEPRVGTLVAGPPDNREGPETVVAEIERADLHAVLRLFPKAAEGITARLNLALEEAAAREWVRAAREAEAAPRRQERSIILDAVSSLFGNFAGAGVDD; this is encoded by the coding sequence GTGGAAGACGCCACGCTGGTAGGACGCGCCGTGACTTGCCCGCTGTGCAAGTCCGGGTTCACTTACTGCCGGCCGAAATCGGGCACCTACAAGCTACTGGGCCGCGACAGCGACTACTGCCCGTACTACGAAGGCCGCAACCCGCTGTTCTATCACGTGTGGGTCTGCCCGAACTGCCAGTTCGCGGCCTACAAGGAGCATTTCGGGCAAGTCGAACCGGGCAAGGTACATGCCCTCAAGGAGACGCTCACCGCCCTGGTCACCGCCAGAGCCGACTTCTCCCGGCCCGAGCGGACCATGTTCGTGGCGCTGCAGGCCTACCAGGTGGCGCTCGTCTGCTACCAGGCGCGCGCCTATCCGCCGGAGATGATCGGCCAGGTCGCGCTCAGGCTGGCCTGGATCTGCCGGTATGGCGGGCAGGCCAAGCGCGAACTGGACTTCCTCGACCAGGCCAGGCAACACCTCACCGAAGCCTACGACAAGGGCATTCGCACCAAGGGCTTCATCGACTTCCAGGGCCTCACCTACATGGTCGGCGAGCTCAACCTCCGCACGGGCCACCTGGCCAAGGCGACCGCCTGCTTCGCGACGCTGATGCGCACCAAGGGCCTCACCGATCCGATGCGGGTCGCGGGCGCCGCGCGGCAGGATGCCGCCGAGGCGGCCGAGACCGTGGGCAAGCGGCTCGAGTCGGTGGACGTACTGGAACCCCTGGGATCCGCGGGCCTGGGCATCCTCGCTCAGCGCTCCCGCATCCGGCGCGTGCCCAAGGGAGAGATCCTCTACGAGGACGGCGAGCCCGGCGGCTCGCTGATCGTGGTGGTCAAGGGCTGCTGCTCGCTATATCGCTCGGGCCCCGGCTCCCGGCTGGAGACGGTCATGGAGGCCGGCGACTCCTGCTCGGAGCAGACGCTCTTCACCGGCGAACCGCGCGTGGGCACGCTCGTGGCCGGTCCCCCCGACAATCGCGAGGGGCCGGAGACCGTGGTCGCCGAGATCGAGCGCGCCGACCTCCACGCGGTGCTCCGGCTCTTCCCCAAGGCGGCCGAGGGCATCACGGCCCGCCTGAACCTGGCTTTGGAAGAGGCGGCGGCCCGCGAGTGGGTGCGCGCCGCCAGGGAGGCCGAGGCGGCGCCGCGGCGCCAGGAGCGGTCGATCATCCTCGATGCCGTCAGCTCGCTCTTTGGCAACTTCGCCGGCGCCGGAGTGGACGATTAG
- a CDS encoding glycoside hydrolase family 1 protein, whose amino-acid sequence MSQPFPPGFLWGVATSAMQVEGHLQHSNWHDELKHWRMEHPAGRGCDFLNRYESDLDLVRGMGLGAFRFSLEWGRIEPEPGRFDDEALAHYQRIIDACHARGIEPILTLWHFSYPRWIDRELPGGWTNPEIVEIFGRFARKAGERLRGVKWWITQNEPNAFVLNTWLFAAYPPAPAPLLQAGRCPAVAANVVAAHQVAYDILKAQDRSRMISANVFHFQPRGLGWPNTLEFFARLESFDYISIDYYFAHLPWEWPYLAFQWAWPVHPPGIADSVLAYWRRFRKPVLIGENGLCQHGDRPRRDGWTRDRYLVHHVHHLERAAQAGADLVGYMHWSLLDNWEFGSYTPRFGLYQVDFTRPDLPRTPTAAVEAYQEIAGEGYAAAPLLARFGVRR is encoded by the coding sequence GTGAGCCAACCCTTCCCGCCGGGATTCCTCTGGGGCGTCGCGACCTCGGCCATGCAGGTGGAGGGCCATCTGCAGCACTCCAACTGGCACGACGAGCTGAAGCACTGGCGCATGGAGCACCCGGCCGGCCGGGGCTGCGACTTCCTGAACCGCTACGAGAGCGACCTGGACCTGGTCAGGGGCATGGGGCTGGGCGCGTTCCGGTTCTCGCTCGAATGGGGCCGCATCGAACCGGAACCGGGGCGCTTCGACGACGAGGCACTCGCGCACTACCAGCGCATCATCGACGCCTGCCACGCACGCGGCATCGAACCGATCCTCACGCTCTGGCACTTCTCCTATCCCCGCTGGATCGACCGCGAGCTGCCGGGAGGGTGGACGAATCCCGAGATCGTCGAGATCTTCGGCCGCTTCGCCCGAAAGGCAGGCGAACGCCTGCGCGGCGTCAAATGGTGGATCACGCAGAACGAGCCCAATGCCTTCGTGCTCAACACGTGGCTCTTCGCGGCGTACCCGCCCGCGCCCGCGCCCCTGCTGCAGGCCGGCCGCTGCCCGGCGGTGGCGGCGAACGTGGTCGCCGCCCATCAGGTCGCCTACGACATCCTCAAGGCGCAGGACAGGTCCCGGATGATCTCGGCCAACGTCTTCCACTTCCAGCCGCGGGGCCTCGGCTGGCCCAACACCCTCGAGTTCTTCGCCCGCCTCGAGAGCTTCGACTACATCTCCATCGATTACTACTTCGCCCACCTGCCCTGGGAATGGCCGTACCTGGCGTTCCAGTGGGCCTGGCCGGTCCACCCGCCGGGCATCGCCGACTCGGTGCTGGCCTACTGGCGGCGCTTCCGCAAGCCGGTCCTCATCGGCGAAAACGGCCTGTGCCAGCACGGCGACCGGCCGCGCCGCGACGGCTGGACGCGGGATCGCTACCTGGTCCACCACGTGCACCACCTGGAGCGCGCCGCGCAAGCCGGGGCGGACCTGGTGGGCTACATGCACTGGAGCTTGCTGGACAACTGGGAGTTCGGCAGCTACACGCCGCGCTTCGGCCTCTACCAGGTGGACTTCACCCGGCCGGACCTGCCCCGCACACCGACCGCGGCCGTCGAGGCCTACCAGGAGATCGCAGGCGAAGGGTATGCCGCGGCGCCCCTGTTGGCGCGCTTCGGCGTCCGAAGGTGA
- a CDS encoding MCE family protein has translation MSSSLSAPRRRERWQDIALGAFLVGSAALLVGLFLMLGGWRLGHGMHVTAVFADATGLVADAPVVVAGVPVGRVEKLSVKGGKAIVLLDVARDADLRADVGAVIRARSLLGEKVVDLVGGTADAPLDSGATITRTSTTVEADQILTRLAPVLEKVDPDDLARLVGAAAGALSDANLARVYRFADRLDALLAAGGPKALNLLETAEAIAPKAERLLTGLEASLPAMDRLVGRVDELVGRADALAVRANGLATRTDKLVAALDTQVAGSGGRALARADLLLGRLPASLDRLDRLSDRLTATLDATQPTLDRLGNFVSDANIRRILLEEGVRIRVSP, from the coding sequence GTGTCTTCCAGCCTCTCCGCTCCAAGGCGCCGCGAACGGTGGCAGGACATCGCCCTCGGGGCGTTCCTTGTCGGCAGCGCCGCCCTCCTGGTCGGGCTGTTCCTGATGCTCGGCGGCTGGCGCCTGGGTCATGGCATGCACGTGACGGCGGTCTTCGCGGACGCCACCGGCCTGGTGGCCGACGCGCCCGTCGTCGTGGCCGGCGTGCCCGTCGGCCGGGTCGAGAAGCTGAGCGTCAAGGGGGGCAAGGCGATCGTTCTGCTCGACGTCGCGCGGGACGCCGATCTCCGGGCCGACGTCGGGGCGGTCATCCGGGCGCGCAGCCTCCTGGGCGAGAAGGTCGTGGACCTGGTCGGCGGCACCGCCGATGCGCCGCTGGACAGCGGCGCGACCATCACCCGGACGAGCACGACCGTCGAGGCCGACCAGATCCTCACGCGCCTGGCGCCGGTGCTCGAGAAAGTGGACCCCGACGACCTGGCGCGACTGGTCGGCGCCGCGGCGGGAGCGCTTTCGGACGCCAACCTGGCTCGCGTCTACCGCTTTGCCGACCGCCTCGACGCCCTCCTGGCAGCAGGCGGCCCGAAGGCCCTCAACCTGCTGGAGACTGCCGAAGCGATCGCGCCGAAGGCCGAGCGGCTGTTGACCGGCCTCGAAGCGTCGCTTCCGGCCATGGATCGGCTGGTAGGCAGGGTGGATGAATTGGTCGGGCGCGCCGACGCCCTGGCCGTGCGCGCCAACGGCCTGGCGACCCGCACCGATAAGCTGGTCGCGGCGCTCGACACGCAGGTCGCGGGTTCCGGCGGCCGGGCCCTGGCGCGGGCGGATCTGTTGCTGGGTCGCTTGCCGGCTTCTCTCGACCGCCTCGATCGGCTGTCGGATCGGCTGACCGCGACCCTCGACGCGACTCAGCCCACGCTGGATCGGCTGGGGAACTTCGTCTCCGATGCCAACATCCGCCGCATCCTGCTGGAGGAGGGCGTGCGGATCCGCGTGTCGCCCTGA